In the genome of Hevea brasiliensis isolate MT/VB/25A 57/8 chromosome 14, ASM3005281v1, whole genome shotgun sequence, the window TTCATCCATGACATTGAGGGAGTCACGAATGTATGCCCGACCACCAGGTCTGAGTATGCGATCCATCTCAAGCATGATggtagagatattacatctaatGGAAAAGAAATATCCAGGTAAGAAGAGTCACCTTGACCTTATAAATGTAATTACACGATTTGCTAGCAGTCACTAACTGAGCAAAGACTAAAGCATACCTTTTCCTTTCAATAGAGAAGAGCCCAGCTGCATGCAATAAATCATAGGTTCTTGGGTACGTATCAAATGGTTCACACCTGATAACATCATATAGAATTGAAACCCATTAAAACATTTTAAAGCAACAGATGAACCGTGAAGAAACTAGTAGGCCAATTTGGATAAAGCATAATATTATCCCCATTAtcagtgataaaaaaaaaaagggggtatGCAGAAGAAATGGTCACAGGAACATCAGTTCATTATTTTTTGATATCAAGCATCTTGTGAAAATAATCATTATATACCCCCAATAGTGAATCCTAGCAGTAACATATTACCAATCATGCATCACTCCTAGAAGTCCACGATCATATATAACAGGCAAGGTATTGGGCCCACTAACAGGAACCACATTCAGAACCCAGCAATCAAATCCTTGGTCAATTAGTGCAGCTGCAAATCTGCCAAATCAATAAATAAACCACAAGATTTCAGAAATTTAAGAAACATTATGATGAAAAAACTCAAGATGAGATGAACAAACCCTCCAAAGCTGGCTCTCATATCCAATACGTTTCTTAATTTGAACTTCTTCCAATGCCAAGCACGTACATAGCTGGCTATTATTTCAGACCAGTATTTTGATTCCGCCTTGAATAGCTCTTTTCTGGACATGTCAGCATCCATTTGTATGCTCTGGAGCCTATCAGGTGCGGTGTGCAAACGGTCAGGCCATTTGGCGACATTTGCTCCATATCCATCTTCAGGAATTCGAGTAATGCATGCCTTCAGATCAACATACCTAACAAAAATGTGCAACCCACAAGAAGAATTAGCCAAGTGAACTTCAAGGTGCAGGGAAGTTATTTTTGTATTAATTTCGTCACTGCATATAACTTCAGTTGCAGGGAAGTTATATGGGCATTAATTTTGTCACTGCATATAACAGTTGACTGTTCCCCAGCTGGCCCAAGAGAGATGGGAGCATTTTTTAAGACTTTTCTcacatataaataatttaaaaagacAGCAAATAAAAATTTACAGATATGATCCATGGCAAGTATGCCTGGAACATTAACAAGGAAAAGGAATGCCCAAAAGTATGGACTAAAGTTCTTATGTTTAGGTGAGGGCAAAAACAATGTCCTTCACAGCATTGTATAATTATCATCCAATAAACTATCCTAATTCTTTCAAACAAATTCTCTCTACAGAAAAACCAAGGTGTTGAAAGAAATGGTTAGGTTTGTTAGTCTacctaattaaaattagaataaaCTCAAGACGTGCCATGCAAATGTTCATTATCTTACATTCACTTTTCTCTCAATTGGCAtgatttttaatgtattttgtgaAAAAAATTGAGGTTTCTGAAATGGATGTGTTCTCTTGatcttatttttcctttccacGTTTACTTTTTAGTCAGATGTCAACTGTGCCTACTCAAAATTCAGTTTTACCTCTAGTTTTATGCCTAATAAGCATATCTATGTAATAAATGTTTTTACAGCAAGGAAAACTGAGACCATTAGTACACAGATACTACAGCTGCCAACAGAAAAATTTAGGCGGGACAATTGATTTACCAAACATTGTCAGGGTCATCGTTTGGATCACACAAAGGAGGCTTTATTCCTGCTTCACGGCTTAGGTAGCAGCTGTTGTTGAAGGGTTTCTTCCATATTGCAATATATCCCTCCTTCTTAACAAGTGTCCAGCAAAGACGAGTGGTAAGGTTAAGCATCTCTGAAAAATATACAAATGCAAACGTAAGTAATCTCTGCTTTTGTGTGTATGCATGGACCATTTAAGGATGACTAGCAATAGTCATATGAAGAAGCTAGTTCATTTAAAAATTGCTTATTGAGAAATTGAATTCATACCTTCCCACTGTTCCTCTAGAATTTGCTCATGCTTATAAACTGGCTGTGCTGCCCAAGCAAAGTATCCTCCTGCCCGAAGCATCCTATTGACCTCAAGGAGCAGGATTCCATCTTCATCAGAATGTATTAGAGGAAAACTCGAAATCAGAAGATATGCAAATCAAGATTAAAAAGATACAAGGTAGAAGGAAATGAGTTAGTTGCTTATTTTCAAGCAAGCATACACTAGCCACACAACTTTACAAGAGATATTGGGGAAGGGAAACAAAAAGGTGAGGGAAAAGACTAATAATCATGGAAGCATGTGCCAATTCCAAAGATGCAATATAATGCTCAATTCTGTAGCTCTATACTTCATTTGATATTGAAACTAGGTGACAAACAGAATGAACATACCATCACGAGTCCAATTGATTCTACATCTTGAACAATGTATTACTTCAAAGGCTTGACTTGGAAATAACAAACGGTGAGTAGCAAATGCTGCAATCATTGCAGGTACACCGCGCTCAAGAGCAAACTGAATTTGGTTCTCATGAACATCCTTGGGAGCTATTGACATAGTTAATACATTCCTTGATAGCAAATAGGCACCAAAACTTCCCACACCACATCCAACATCCAGAACAACCCGAGTATGACTACCAAATGCAATATCAGGGACCATCTACACGTACAAATTATGACACATTGAACATGTATTAGACAGGATGCATAGGCCCAATTATATGTTTCCTCTGTAAAACAAAAATATTAAACCTTATTAATCTGATCCAAATATTGATCTGCCCCATGTATGAACTGGGTACCACCACCAGGAAACTTAAACTTGTCTTTCACTTTAGAAATCCAGTTTTGACCTCCTTTATCTTCAACTAAACGAGTGTGAGGAACATTGCTATACCATACCTGTAATGAAGTAGCATGTCATATTAAGAGAaattacacaaaaaaaaaaaaaaaaaaaaaagctaagtgTTCAATTTATGAAAATACCAACATGAAATGAAATGTTCAAAAGAAACCTAACAGGATTGTCTAATAATTCAATCAGCAAATGCAACAAAGTAAGAGCCTGATTGGTGGTGTTCCAGGTAGCTGGTGGTTTGGCAAAAAATTGTTGCTGTTGATATGTTACCTTTAAGGGTGtagtttatttttaaatatattttaaaatatcttatattattttccttaaaaaaaataaaaatataattaagaaaattacttgtaactttaagtctttaactatgtatatatatatggttgtattaaacaaatttttttttcctataaatacaaatatcatagttatttcaattccAAGATaaaaaactaatatttttaattgactacaattaatttgattatataaaaattaatttgaaaaattattttttgactAATGGGTTTTAATAGGGATATCTTAgtccaaataaaaaaataaagtaaaaacaaCTATTAGGGAAAAAGCTCTAAAATGAAGATTTTAGAATCAGATAATAGCTGCCCATATTAATTTGGTACCAAATTGTTTGACCTAGCTGTTTGAAGGATAAAAACCTATCACTAGTCTCCAACAGCACTGCTAAATCAAAGACCCTCTAACACATGTTTAAACACACCAAATTCCACACATCTAATGACAATATCATGACAATTGCTAAGTAACAAATTTATATAAACCACAGCAGAAAAGGAGGGTGGATATGCAATAACAATAATGTTTTGTTTTTCTCCTCCTCAACCAGATATATAATGATCACCACAATCACCAAATTCTACATTGTCAACAGAAGTTCAATGCCTTTGCATAACACAAACGGAGTTTGCTTTGAAAATCCATTCAGTAGAACCTAAGACAGCTACTTTTATTTGATTAAAACCACCAAAAACAACTTTCATCGTTCTTTTCTTTCCCTCCATTTCTCTGCAACAAATATAACAAAATGGAAAAAGATAACCATAAATCACCAATACCTTAGCATTATAACCATAAATCACCGATACCTTAGCATTTTCATTTTCATAGTTCTTTTGCCTCCATTTCTCTGCATCAAATATACAATTCAAAAGGGAAAAAGATAACCATAAATTACCAATACCTCATCTCGACTCCTCGGCCACGGAATTGGCTGTCGGTAGCCTTTCGGCTGCGGGACCAAACAATTCAATCCTTTCCCTTCCTCCGGGCAATGCCGTTCATACTTTTCACCTCTCTCCGTCGAATTCAACCTCTTAATCGCCTCCACATTATCCAAACACGGAATATACTCTCTCATACTCTCCGGGCAAAGCTCAAATCTCTTAACCCTGATACTAACATCTTTCTCACCACTCTCAACTCCAGTCTCATTCCCCCAATTCTCCAGAACCTCCGGATCGAACTCCCCAACCTCAAACTCATTCCTCATTCTCCCATCACTGTCAAGAATCCCAAACGTCCGATTCATATCAAACAGCGAAGACTGATCTGTCGTCATCGGTGGCGGTTGAAGTGGAGAGGTTTGGGATTGAGTTTGGGCGATGAGAGCAGTGATATTAAAGGACTTATTGAAGTTAGGCGAAACAGCGACGGATTTTTGCGGGGCTGAAGAAAAGAAGATGAGTTGCTGGTAGCCATTGGAAGACCAGTGCCTACCCAAGTAGAAGAATGTGATGAAGATTAAAATGAAGGCCGTGATCTTGAGAACCAGAGGGGTTTTGAAGAGATCCACATTGGTGAGAGCTTTCATGGTTGCAGAAGATAAGCTAGCATCCAAGCAGAGATCTCGGATTGGGGTTTTATCTTATGGGTTGTTAATGGAGGATTATGGGGAGATTAAAGATGGTTAATTGGGCATTAAGGCCATCTTGTGGAGTGGGTAGGCTGCAGTTTTAGCCAGTGACGTTTTGGATTGAGGATGAGCTGTTGGTTCGTTACGTCGGTGTTCTGGTGACTGGTAATGTATAAAGGGAAGGGTGGAGTTGGAAGTTGAGAAGGGCTATATATataataaactaatttttttttatatatttttacttttaaaatattataaaatatgaaagttttgatattttatataattagaaAGAGCAAAAACTTAAATCTATATAATACGTAAAAGTATGAAGGTAGAAGGAATATtgacttatttttaaattatcttatagtatttatagttatatttttttattatttaatttaattttatttaaaatttaaaatttaattaattatataattttagagtttatataaatataaaatttttaattctatttgcatttaaattttacttaattaaatttttaatataatataatttaaaataaaattttataaaaataacttcatcatttatattatttataaaaataaaaagataattaatttatgtgaatcactttttttcataaattataataaatttttatctctattttataattatgtatgaaaaaatatttgaatacaATTGTATTCAAATTTaagtaaaaaaacaaaaaaaaaagatattaatTTTTATCGGTCAAATGTATAAattcttttattaaattttttaaaatttcttttaatttagtgtCTTATAAATTTTGTTCTAATTAAAAGTGATATATGAGGTTATGTGTgtgtatctatatatatatatattcattaatttattaaaaattaatatgcaatatataataaaattatataaatataaaatttttaaataatatgtaATTATCATACAAAgcgtataaaataaattatgtatataaaaaaatacaataaataaatatatgttatttaaaaaaaattaaaaacaagcttgaaattaattataacattaatataattaatagaatgattagaatttataataataatttttttatttttaaaatagtaCATTATTGAAAGTTTAAAAATGCTAATATGTgtaacataaaaaaataataatttttattttttaagaatcCTAACTTAATAAATAgtgaatatttataaaaaaaaaattaagaatcatactctaaaatataaaagtaaagtgatattttttttaaaaaagaatacAATTATCCtatgaatataaatattatattatttaatagattttttatttatttgaatttaataatttttttaatagaaatttgacatttacttttagaaaaataattataaaaaatttaaaaatatattatatgttaATTTGATAAAAAGTTTTACTGCTAATCGAATAATTATCTATAAGTTTGTTATAATTATTTcagttaaaaataataatatattaacgtcgatattttttattttttatttttatataaaaggaaaattatagttattaatttattatttatagaaaatttattaataagtATATTTGTCAATCTTATTTTTGAAGCTTTTTCCTATATCAcgagaaaatatgaaattattaaattatatgttaaataaaaattaacaatATTGATACTCATTGATATGGAggtacataattaattttatcaaaaaaataaaaaaaaatcaaattaaaaataactaataataaaaaaaaagatcaatatgatataaaaatatatcaaattaaatttattttactattatatgTATAAACTCTTAAATAATATTAGAAAAAGTTTAAATTTTCTCGATAACTATATatgttttgtaaaaattataaaatattaaaaactaatttGTCTTTATAAACTCAAcactttatattaaaaatatttaacatGAAAATACATAAATCAATaaaataacaaatatttaaatttatatatttataaacacaaacaattataaaattaggttataacaataaaattttaaaaataaacttcacttctataattttttatttttattgatatactTTGTTTTTCAttaacttaatttaaaaaaaaaagtgcacATATAATATACATGTGAAAAAAtggaaaatattatattattatactaataataataattaatatattgttataataatattatatataaaaatattaaattatgagtATATATAACAAGTACAGAAAATGTGCAATAtacgtttaaaaaaaaaaaagttatgtgAAGGGAAGAGGGAAACATTAGCATTGGTCAAATTGtcctttattatttatattattcacaattatatttttaattatttagtttcattttataatttatataaatttaaaatttttaagatttaaaatttaattatctatataattttagaatttatataaatttaaaattcttagtccTACTTACATTTAAATtgtacataattaaatttttatcttaatataatttaaaataaaattttataaaaatatcatcATGATTTATATCATTcacaaaaataaaaatgtattttatttatataaatcacTTTTTAATGaatcataatata includes:
- the LOC110643222 gene encoding probable methyltransferase PMT11, producing MKALTNVDLFKTPLVLKITAFILIFITFFYLGRHWSSNGYQQLIFFSSAPQKSVAVSPNFNKSFNITALIAQTQSQTSPLQPPPMTTDQSSLFDMNRTFGILDSDGRMRNEFEVGEFDPEVLENWGNETGVESGEKDVSIRVKRFELCPESMREYIPCLDNVEAIKRLNSTERGEKYERHCPEEGKGLNCLVPQPKGYRQPIPWPRSRDEVWYSNVPHTRLVEDKGGQNWISKVKDKFKFPGGGTQFIHGADQYLDQINKMVPDIAFGSHTRVVLDVGCGVGSFGAYLLSRNVLTMSIAPKDVHENQIQFALERGVPAMIAAFATHRLLFPSQAFEVIHCSRCRINWTRDDGILLLEVNRMLRAGGYFAWAAQPVYKHEQILEEQWEEMLNLTTRLCWTLVKKEGYIAIWKKPFNNSCYLSREAGIKPPLCDPNDDPDNVWYVDLKACITRIPEDGYGANVAKWPDRLHTAPDRLQSIQMDADMSRKELFKAESKYWSEIIASYVRAWHWKKFKLRNVLDMRASFGGFAAALIDQGFDCWVLNVVPVSGPNTLPVIYDRGLLGVMHDWCEPFDTYPRTYDLLHAAGLFSIERKRCNISTIMLEMDRILRPGGRAYIRDSLNVMDELQETAKAMGWHVALHDTSEGPHASYRILICDKQLLHR